Genomic segment of Elusimicrobiota bacterium:
ATTCAAAAATAGAATTTAGTCTTATGCCTTCTTTGAAAAATGATTCCGAGGAAGACAAAGAGGTGCTTTTAGCGGCAAAAGAAGTAGATATGTTTTGCATTGTTGTAAGGCAATTCTTTGATGAAAGCGTTTTTCATCCCCAGGGCAAGATAGACTTTGTCAGGGATTATAATAAGATCAAAGATGAGCTGCTTTTTGCAGATTTATTTTTAGTTGAAATTAGGTTAGAAAGGATTAATACCCAAAGTAAAACGAAAAAATCATCAGCCAATGATTTTGAAAAGGATTTGATGCTGCGGCTAAAAGATGCCCTTGAAAAAGGAATTTTTTTAAGCGCATTAAAACTTGACGGGGATTTACTCAAAATCGCCAAAGGACTAAATTTTCTTACCCTAAAACCTATTTTTGTGGTAGTAAATTGCGATGAGGATAAGCTAATCCATAAATTTGAACTACATAAGGGAGTAAAAAGCATCAATATATCAATAAAGATTGAAACCGAGATACAAATGCTTGATGAAAAATCAAAGCTGGAATTTTTATCCGCCTTATCCTTAAATGAAAGTTCGCTTAACAGGTTAATAAAATTTTCGTATGAGTTCGGTAATTTAATTTCTTTTTTAACAGCAGGGCCTAAAGAGGTACATTCCTGGACAATAGAAAAGGGGACAAAGGCGCACGAGTCTGCTGGGGTGATACATTCAGATATTGAAAAAGGTTTTATAAGGGCTGAAGTAATAAACTTTGAGGACTTTAAAAAAGCAGGATCGGAAACTAAAGCAAGAGAGTCGGATTTTTACAGGCTTGAAGGTAAGGGCTATATTGTAAAAGACGGCGATATAATGGATTTCAGGTTCAATGTTTCTAAATAGTCAATATTTGGAGGTTTTATGATTTCTGTTGTTATAGTAACAAAAAATGAAGAATTAAACATCAAAAGGTGCATTGATTCGTTGGTAGATTGGGTAGATGAAATTTTAGTACTTGATTCAAAAAGCGAGGACAAAACAAGGGATATCATAAAAAATTATAATAGCAAAAAAATAAAACTTCATGTAGTTGAATGGAAAGGATACGGCGCTACAAAAAATTATGGATTAGAGCTTGCAACAGGCGACTGGATTCTAAGTATTGATGCAGATGAGGCTGTAACAGAAGAATTAAAAGTTGAAATTTTAAATTCTGTGAAAAATACTGAAAAGGAAGGATATTACATCCCTAGATTGTTATTTTTTTGCGGAAAAAAAATCAGGTATGGCGGCTGTTATCCTGACTACAACTTAAGGCTTATAAGAAAAGGTAAAGGCAAATATTCGGACATTCCGGTTCACGAACGTATTCTTATTAACGGCCCGAAAGGTTATTTGAAAAATCTTCTTTATCATTATAGCTATAATTCATTTTCAGATTTTTGGAATAAGTCAAATGTTTATAGTGATTTATCTGCTATTAATATGTTCAATGAAGGGAAAAAGTTTACGTTTATGAGAAGTTTTCTTGCATTTTTTTGGTCGCTTTTTAGTAAACTGATATTAAAACTGGGAGTTTTAGATGGTATTTTAGGAATTTATTATCATATATTTCAAAGCATATATGTTTTTGTTAAATACGCAAAACTTTGGGAGCTAGAGCAAAGAAAAAAAGGTTTGTTGTGATTTTAAAGCAGATAAGCACTAAAAGACTAAAGCCAGCCCATTCAGTGGAACTGTTATTCAATGCCTACCCGCACCTGCTTCCCCTTAAGGAAAGAGGAATTAAGAAAGTTTGAGGTATATTGCTTGACAAACAGGCATGTTTAATATATTATACACTTGTTTAATACATTAAACACATGGAGAATAATATGAAAAAGAATTCCTTAGCAAACATCTTTAGCGCAACCAATCCGCTAAAAATTTTATCCTTTTTATCGGACAATCCTGGAAAAGAATTTCTCGGTAGTGAAATAAAAAAAGCTACTTCAATGAGCAGGGCAGGTGTTTACATTACTCTAAGGGATTTAATTGAACTAAATTTAGTTCATAAAAACCAAAAGGGGAAAATATTGATGTATTCAGTTGTTTTTACCAATCCAATTATTAAACAATTCAAGGTTCTCAAGAATATAGTGAACCTGGAAAAAGCGGTACAAAAACTAAAAAATATTTCAAGAAAGATAATTCTCTTTGGCAGCTCAAGCCGTGGAGAAGATTATTCGGACAGCGATTTGGATGTTTTTATTTTGGCCAAAGATACAGAAGCAGCCAAGGCCATACTCTCTACCATAAAAAATGGCAGAAAAATACAAGCAGTTATAAAGACTCCAGCAGAATTTTCTGGTTTTCAGGAAACTGAAAAAGTATTTCATAGTGAAATTGAACGGGGAATAACTCTTTGGGAGGAACAT
This window contains:
- a CDS encoding glycosyltransferase family 2 protein, with product MISVVIVTKNEELNIKRCIDSLVDWVDEILVLDSKSEDKTRDIIKNYNSKKIKLHVVEWKGYGATKNYGLELATGDWILSIDADEAVTEELKVEILNSVKNTEKEGYYIPRLLFFCGKKIRYGGCYPDYNLRLIRKGKGKYSDIPVHERILINGPKGYLKNLLYHYSYNSFSDFWNKSNVYSDLSAINMFNEGKKFTFMRSFLAFFWSLFSKLILKLGVLDGILGIYYHIFQSIYVFVKYAKLWELEQRKKGLL
- a CDS encoding DUF933 domain-containing protein, with protein sequence MKVGIIGFEFAGKKSLFSLLTGIKKESHLLAKKELGTVDVPDERIEYLAKYYRTEKKTYSKIEFSLMPSLKNDSEEDKEVLLAAKEVDMFCIVVRQFFDESVFHPQGKIDFVRDYNKIKDELLFADLFLVEIRLERINTQSKTKKSSANDFEKDLMLRLKDALEKGIFLSALKLDGDLLKIAKGLNFLTLKPIFVVVNCDEDKLIHKFELHKGVKSINISIKIETEIQMLDEKSKLEFLSALSLNESSLNRLIKFSYEFGNLISFLTAGPKEVHSWTIEKGTKAHESAGVIHSDIEKGFIRAEVINFEDFKKAGSETKARESDFYRLEGKGYIVKDGDIMDFRFNVSK
- a CDS encoding nucleotidyltransferase domain-containing protein: MKKNSLANIFSATNPLKILSFLSDNPGKEFLGSEIKKATSMSRAGVYITLRDLIELNLVHKNQKGKILMYSVVFTNPIIKQFKVLKNIVNLEKAVQKLKNISRKIILFGSSSRGEDYSDSDLDVFILAKDTEAAKAILSTIKNGRKIQAVIKTPAEFSGFQETEKVFHSEIERGITLWEEHE